A genomic stretch from Hymenobacter psoromatis includes:
- a CDS encoding dihydrofolate reductase gives MVSIVVAAADNGVIGRQGQLPWHLPADLKHFKTHTLGHPVVMGRRTFESIGRPLPSRANIVITSTPGWPAPAGVLLANSLPEALALAAAQPGGEEVCIIGGGEIYRQALPAADVVYLTEVHTTVPDGDTFFPTLSPTDWREETRERHEPDEKNALAYSFVTLRRR, from the coding sequence ATGGTTTCCATCGTCGTAGCTGCCGCCGACAACGGCGTAATCGGCCGGCAAGGCCAGCTGCCCTGGCACCTGCCCGCCGACCTCAAGCACTTCAAAACGCACACCCTGGGCCACCCCGTGGTGATGGGCCGGCGCACGTTTGAGAGCATCGGGCGGCCCCTGCCCAGCCGGGCCAATATCGTAATTACCAGCACGCCCGGCTGGCCGGCGCCGGCCGGCGTGCTGTTGGCCAACTCGCTGCCCGAGGCGCTGGCGCTGGCCGCCGCGCAGCCCGGCGGCGAGGAAGTCTGCATCATTGGCGGCGGCGAAATTTACCGGCAGGCCCTGCCCGCCGCCGACGTGGTGTACCTCACCGAAGTGCACACCACCGTGCCCGACGGCGACACCTTCTTCCCTACCCTTTCGCCCACCGACTGGCGCGAGGAAACCCGCGAGCGCCACGAGCCCGACGAGAAGAACGCGCTGGCTTACAGCTTCGTAACGCTGAGAAGAAGGTAA
- a CDS encoding methionyl-tRNA formyltransferase encodes MPAPLRIVFMGTPDFAVPTLETLLAMPEARVVAVITGPDRPAGRGRQLQASAVKTAALAHGLPVLQPTNLKDPAFQAELKTYTADLQVVVAFRMLPETVWNMPRLGSVNIHASLLPQYRGAAPINWALMHGDQGTGVSSFFLRHEIDTGDLILQDKIAIEPADDFGSLYDKLKVAGAALGRRTVAAIAAGTAPSTPQPPTPHLRPAPKLTKETGRLDFQRPAAELVNQVRGLAPAPAAYATLPDGRGLKVFRAAALLGPTSPAGTWATDGRHYLRVATPTGWLNLLEVQLEGKKRLTTEEFLRGTKLELS; translated from the coding sequence ATGCCCGCTCCCCTCCGAATCGTCTTTATGGGCACGCCCGACTTCGCCGTGCCCACCCTCGAAACCCTGCTCGCAATGCCCGAGGCGCGGGTGGTGGCCGTCATCACCGGACCCGACCGGCCCGCCGGGCGCGGGCGGCAATTGCAGGCCTCGGCCGTGAAAACGGCGGCGCTGGCCCACGGCCTACCCGTGCTGCAACCGACTAACCTTAAAGACCCGGCTTTTCAGGCCGAATTGAAAACCTATACCGCTGATTTACAAGTGGTAGTAGCCTTTCGGATGCTGCCCGAAACCGTGTGGAACATGCCGCGCCTGGGCTCGGTCAACATCCACGCCTCGCTGCTGCCGCAGTATCGCGGCGCGGCTCCCATCAACTGGGCGCTGATGCACGGCGACCAGGGAACGGGCGTGAGTAGCTTTTTTCTGCGCCACGAGATTGATACCGGCGACCTCATCTTGCAGGATAAAATTGCCATTGAGCCTGCCGATGACTTTGGGTCTTTATATGATAAACTGAAGGTGGCGGGCGCGGCGCTGGGCCGGCGCACGGTGGCGGCCATTGCGGCGGGCACCGCGCCCAGCACGCCGCAGCCCCCTACCCCCCACCTGCGCCCCGCTCCCAAGCTGACCAAGGAAACCGGCCGGCTCGACTTCCAGCGCCCCGCCGCCGAGCTGGTGAACCAGGTGCGCGGCCTCGCGCCCGCGCCCGCCGCCTACGCCACCCTGCCCGATGGCCGGGGCCTGAAAGTATTCCGCGCCGCCGCGCTGCTCGGCCCTACCTCACCCGCCGGCACCTGGGCCACCGACGGCCGCCACTACCTGCGCGTAGCTACCCCCACCGGCTGGCTCAACCTGCTCGAAGTGCAGCTCGAAGGCAAAAAGCGCCTCACGACCGAAGAGTTTTTGCGCGGCACCAAGCTGGAATTAAGCTAA
- a CDS encoding SUI1 family translation initiation factor, whose amino-acid sequence MKNDPSRRQGVVYSTNPEFSFQTDEPAGATTLPPRQQQLRVQLDKKQRGGKQVTLVTGFVGRDEDLQTLGKLLKTKCGVGGSAKDNEIVVQGDLRTKVLEILLKEGYKAKQIGG is encoded by the coding sequence ATGAAAAACGACCCGTCGCGCCGCCAGGGGGTAGTGTATTCTACCAATCCCGAGTTCTCTTTTCAGACCGATGAGCCGGCCGGGGCCACCACCCTACCCCCCCGCCAGCAGCAGCTGCGCGTGCAGCTCGACAAAAAGCAGCGCGGCGGCAAGCAGGTGACGCTCGTGACGGGCTTCGTGGGCCGCGACGAAGACCTGCAAACCCTGGGCAAGCTCCTGAAAACTAAGTGCGGAGTAGGCGGCAGCGCCAAGGACAACGAGATAGTAGTGCAGGGCGACCTGCGCACCAAGGTGCTCGAAATTCTACTCAAAGAAGGCTACAAAGCCAAGCAGATTGGCGGCTGA
- a CDS encoding PadR family transcriptional regulator gives MKLENTQVQMRKGILEFCILEIIGRGEAYASDMLEELTAARMIVVEGTLYPLLTRLKNAALLDYVWKESTSGPPRKYYTLTAAGRQFLEELRQTWEDMALSVGIIRQPPRPV, from the coding sequence ATGAAACTAGAGAACACCCAGGTGCAGATGCGCAAAGGCATCCTCGAATTCTGCATCCTGGAGATTATTGGCCGCGGGGAGGCCTACGCCAGCGACATGCTGGAGGAGTTGACCGCCGCCCGCATGATTGTGGTGGAAGGCACCCTCTACCCCCTGCTCACGCGCCTCAAAAATGCCGCTTTGCTCGACTACGTGTGGAAGGAATCGACCTCGGGGCCGCCCCGCAAATACTACACGCTCACGGCGGCCGGCCGCCAGTTTTTGGAAGAGCTGCGCCAGACCTGGGAGGACATGGCGCTGTCGGTGGGCATTATTCGCCAGCCGCCCCGCCCTGTTTAA